The genomic stretch GCCGTCCCTACCCTCTTCGAACAACTCCATGAGCTTCTTGACCGCCAGGCGCCCCATCGATTTCCTTGGCACCTGGATAGTTGTCAGAGAAGGTTGAGTATGCATCAATAATTCTATACCATCGAACCCAGCAACGGATATATCTCCTGGCACCTTAAGCCCTCTCTCGTTTATAGCCCTAATGGCCCCAATAGCCATCTCGTCATTGGCGAATACTGCTGTAGGCCAGTCTGACTTCGGAAGTTGTAAGAGACTAGACATGGCTACATAACCGCTTTCAGGGTGGTAGTCGCCCTCTTTGATGAGTGACTCATCTATCTCGAGCCCGTATTCCGCAAGGCCCTCACGGTAGCCTTTACTTATATCCAGAGAGAAAAAATGCTCCCTGGGGCCTCTAATCAACGCTATCCTTTTATGCCCAAGCCCTACAAGGTGGGAAACCATCATCCTGGCTCCTCTTACATTATCACAGATTATACTATCGATCCCATCCACATTGGCCGGCGCATCAACCAGGACCACGGGGACCTCCTCTTTAACAAACATATCAAGGGTGACCCGGGGAGCCTGACCCACGATAACTGCGGCCTGGATTATCCTATCATGGACCATCTGCAGGGTTTTGCCTCCGTTACCAAGCGGACCGCTGCTAAGAGTTGAAAATATCACATGATACTGGCGATCTGCAAGCTCCCTTTCAATTGTTTCGAGAATATCTGAATAGTAGGTATGGGTTTGTGTAACATCCTCTCCAAGGACGACCCCTATACACCGGGACCTGGAAGCATCTAGCGTATCTCCTCTGCTCAGGGAGCGAGCCGCTAAATTCGGATAGTAGTCTAACTCCCGCATAGCCCGGAGAACCTTTTCCCGCGTCTCCTCACGTATATTCCTGGCATTGTTGATTACCCGTGAAACAGTCGTTGTACCAACACCAGCGAGTCTTGCAACATCTGCTATAGTCACTTTCATGAAATCCTACCCTCACCTTGCTCCTTCGTCTGTTGTAGAGTCTACCTCGAAAATAAATATTACCCCAGCTAAAGCCATTTTCATTCTCTGGTGGTGCCGCCTGGGCGGCATGCGGGTCTGTCTACTCCGAAATAATCCAATCACTTCCAGAGGTATTTCCATTCTCCATAGCGCTATGCCGACGCACAGAGATCTACTCAAAATAGCTCTATAAAGGTCATCTGCATCCTCTATCGGTGCCACCGCAGGCAGCATGAAAGCCTATTCTACCTTAAAGGTCTATTCTACTTTAATTGTATCGCTACTAGGTATCGATTCCATATGTTCATAATTAATTATTCTATAGCTTACCGAGAAATCCTTCCTTGGTACCGCAAAAACAAAAACATCTGACCATCTCACCCGATATCTCTGACTTCCTCATAATACTACTTTGTTAGGTATGGACAAAAGGCCAGCTAAATGGCATATAGGATAAAGATGGGGTACTTATGGGGGATAAACATTAAAACCACACCCTATCCTATATACGGGATATACAAGGCCATTGAACGGTACTTTGGCCTGTGCAGGCGAGAGGAAAGCATCTGGTCGCTTTGTCGATAGGTCGTCGGATTATTGGCTGATGTTGCGCCTAAAACCTGTCAAGGGATTGCTGATGCGGTTCCTCAACTTATGATATAGATTTCCATATTGCTGCCAGGATTTGAGTACACCCCATCCCCCATCTTTTATCCCTCATCCCTTACCATGCTGCAGCTTGCAGCATATTTTCTGAAAACATGCTGCAAAGAGTAGCACATCTTTTAAAAACATGCTGCAGTCTACAGCATGTTATCTTAAAGATATGCTGTAATGAGTAGCATCGCTATCCCCGATGCTGCAGATTGCAGCACATCCCGCCAGAACATGCTGCGTAGTGCAGCATGTTTTTCAAAGATATGCTGCATGGGGCGGCACGTCCAACCTCTGGTAACAATATGGAAGTTTGTATCATAAGTTAAGTATTACGTAATGAAGACGTTGGGTATCACCAAATCGCCTTTGTAAGACTTTAACAGCGTTTAAAAATGCTATCCGCCGATGCATCGAAAGATTTAGACCAATGAACTTTATGACCCTTAGGATTGGTTATGATATCCTACTTATGATCCACGTTTTTTGCCAATCCTGCTTATCGATTTCCACCTCTCGGAGATCTAAGTATTGAGATACCCCCGCCTTTGGGCTCTCGGTTCCCTGCATTTGGAAAGAACTAGTCGGCATGGAATCAATGTTTTCGGCGGTAACCATGATGAGCCGACAAGTTTAGCACCTGCCGCCAGAATGCATGCGTGCTGGACAGCAACTTCCCCGACAAGTTGCGGATTTTGCGCCTCGACGGCAATTAAACGTGTATTTGTTTCAAGCGCCCTTTCAATCCGGTCGGAAAGATCGAAGCCTGCTATGTAATAATGGTGATGCATCCCTCGAGAAGCTTCGAGCAAAAGTTCAAGAGCCACCCCATCGTAACCAAAGAGGCAGTCTGCATCAGGCACTTCTTCAATCAGTCTCCTCAACTCATCTGCTGATGCGATGTCGGAAAGTGATAGCCGGCAGAGACAACTGGCAGGGCCTACTTTCCGCAAGCCGTCAAGGAAGCCTTGTAGTCGCAATTCTGATTCCGGAGAGACGGGATTTACTAATGCTAAGACTCGAATCCCCTCTTTTCGAGGGTTGATTTTGACAGCCACATATTTCCCCAATTCCAGCCCACCCGAATACGAATCAGACCCCACAAACGGTATGTCCGGCAGGCCGAGAGGAAAGTCAACCAGTACCGTGGGGATCACCTTCACGGCAAAGGCGTGTTCCAGAACCCTTCGGTCACCTGTGACAACTATTAGCGCATCACAGTCGGATGCATCGGTAACCTGGGCAATCTGTGTTTCCCTTGAGCCGTCAGCATCTGATACGGTCAAACAGAGTCCCGCCCTGTCTGCCGCCGCCCGGGCACCAACAATGAGTTCCTGAAAGAATATGAAGTTGGTCGTTAGTAAACTGAAGTGCACTCTTAACACCGGTCGGTGGCCCCCCGGCTCTAAACAATAACCTTTCTCAACTGGTCAAGAATCAATTGCACCATCCGTTGACCCAATTCCTGAGAAGCATGGCGAGCCATCTGCACAAACCAGGGTTGCCCCTCCTTAAGTTGATTCATCGCCGCCCCTTCCGGGCATGTAGCTATCATGAGCGACGTCTCATATTGACCCGCGTGGTCGTAACCTGTGGCCTGTTGCACCTCCGGAGCCATTAGCGGGATTACCTTAATCCAGTTCCAGGGGTTATCCGCCTTGTCTAAAGTTTCATAAAACCTGGCGTTTTCCGGTCGGCCCCACCAGCCACGGCCGTGTTTCTCCTCCAAAAACCGGAAGATAAGCTGACGTGCCGACTTGATGAAGCAAAGGGCTTCCGGTAACTCGATCCCATTCTCATATTGATGGTGAATGACCACATAGATATTGCGGAAACCGGTCAGAAGCATCCCCCAGAGAACATCCCGAACATAATGTTCAAAATTATCGACGTCAACATGAATTGTTCCTTGCTCCGGCCCCGCCACGGCGTAGGAAGACGGCCCGTAATATATGGGCGGAGCAAGAATCATATCCTTTTCTTTCTCCAAGAGTTCGAGAATCCGTGTTACCACCAGCGTATCTGTTCCGAAGCCCAGATGTTCACCGTGGTATTCTATTGTTCCGGCCGGAATCACTAACGGCCACCGTTTTTCGATGGCCTCTCTAAGTTGGAACGGGAAAAGAGTCTCAAGTCTCATCTTATTCTAGCCCCCATTTCCTTAAAAACTCATCGAAACAATCATCCACCAGATTTCTGTTCCTCCGCTACTACTACGAGCATTTAGTTATGACTGCATCGCTTCTAATCACCTTAGCCGCCGATGTTCAGAAGTGTTCAGCCAAACAGCTCCCAGAACCACGATACCGCGAGCCACCATTTGAGCATAGGGAGAGACGTTCAGGAGAATCATTCCGTTCACCAACATTCCGATAAAAATCGCCCCCATTATGGTTCCAATAAGTGTTCCCTCTCCCCCGAATAGACTTGTTCCCCCCAGGATCACTGCGGCAATGACCTCTAATTCCAACCCTTCTCCGACAGCCGGCGAGCCAGTACCTAAGCGTGAGGCCATCAGGATACCACCAATTGCCGTGAGAACCCCACCGATGATGAATACCTTATAAAGTATCTTGTCGACTTCGATACCGGAGAGGCGGGCAACCTCACTATTCTCGCCCACCACTTGAATGTACTTGCCGAGCCGAGTCTGAGTGAAAACAAATTCGCAAATGCACCATAGGACTATCATGATAACTATAGGAGTGGGGATGCCCAAAAGGTCTCCGCGGGCAAGTTCACGGAATCCTTTGGACTCTATGTAAATTGGATAACCTTTGGTCATGAAAAAACCAATTCCGCGGATGATTCCCATTGTCCCAAGGGTCACAATGAAAGCGGGGATCTTTTGCTTGGCTACAAAGAACCCGTGCAAGAGGCCCATTCCAACTCCCACGCCGATTATCACCCACGGCCAGATGTAGGCTGGTAGAGCAGTTCGGCTTACAAGAACGGCGGTAAGCAAACCGGTAAGTGCAACCCCGGAACCGACACTGAGGTCGATCTGACCGGCGGTGATTATGAACGTCATCCCAAAAGCAATGATGGAGGTGACGGCGATCTGCCTGCCCACGTTGAAGAGATTGTTGACGGTCAAAAAGTACCGGCTCAAGACTGAGAAAAGGGTGAATAAGATACCAAGCCCTATGAAAAGGCCGTATCCCCTCAGGAATTTCGTAACGGATGATGTCTGTACCTGTCTGATCCTGACTTGGTCCATAAGAGCTAAAAGTCACCTCCAGTTATCATGAGTCTAGCCACTTCATCTCGGGTTGTTTCAGTCGTTTTGCGCTCACCAACTACACTCCCCCGGCGAAGGACCAGGATGCGGTCAGCGACACGAAAGACGTCCTCGAGGTTATGACTTATGAGAATAACGGCGATTCCTTGATTCTTAACCTGTTCTATTGTTTGACATACCTTTTCACTTTCTCTTACGCCAAGAGCAGCGGTAGGCTCATCCATAATAATCAACTTGGCGTCCCAATAAATCCCCCTGGCAATGGCAGTAGCCTGCCTCTGGCCACCGGACAGCTTACCTACCGGGCTCCTCACCGAACCAATATTCACTTTCAGCCTCTCAAATATGGGGGCAGACTCCTCGTCCATGCGCTTCTTGTCCAACACTTTTACGAAACCAAGGAAGTTACGAGTGAACTCCCTTCCCAGGAATATATTTTCTGCAATACTCCGTTTGTTTGCCAACGCCAGATCCTGATATATAGTCTCAATACCTAAGTCCCTGGCATGTTGAGGAGTGAAAATCGTCACCTCTTGGCCGTTGAACCACACCCGCCCGCTATCGGGTGCGTGGGCCCCCGAAATAACCTTAATCAGGGTCGACTTCCCCGCCCCATTGTCACCCACCAAAGCTAAGATCTCCCCTCGCCAGAGGGAGAAACTAACATTAATTAGGGCTTGAACAGCCCCAAATGCTTTCGAGACTCCTTCTACCTTCAATAAAGGCTCCTGTTCTATGTTCGGCATGGGTGCAGCCCCCCTCAACGAAGACAACTGAGAAACGCCTTCTGTGCCTTCTGTGCTAACTCATTAAGCCATGTTCTTACTCAACAAACAAGTCGGTATATTCTCTGGCCCAGAAACCCCCGCCCCGGGGTTGGTGAGGCGGGGGACCTATCCCTACAGGTCTAATATTTTTGGCCTAATATTTCTGGATTTCTAGCTGAGCCTCCGCCTGTTTAAGATTTTCCTTAGAAACCAAAAGCGTTGGGATTACAATCCTGTTGGGTACAAAGTCAGACCCGATGAGCTTCTTACCGGCGGCTTTGATTATGGCCGCTTGCATGGAAGCTTCCCCGAGGAGAAGCGGTTGCTGAGCCACAGTTGCGAGCAGTTTTCCTTCCTTAATAGCCCGCATAATTTCTGTATCAATGTCGACACCGACTACTTTGATGTCCCGCCTGTTGGCCATTTCCAAAGCCGCCACGGCAGCCATGCAGGTTACTTGGTTGGTACCCATAATCATGTTGATATCAGGATGAGCTGTGATGATATTCTCAGTGGAGGCCATGGCAATATCTCGCATTTTCCCTTGCTGGACAGTAACGATTCTCACCCCAGGAAGTTCGGTTACTTTTTCCTTAAACCCTTGCAGCCGCTGCTGCTGGGCTACCGATTCCAACCAGGAAACAACCCCAATTTTCGCCTTGCCGCCCATGTTCTTGGCAATATAATTTTTGGTATACTCCCCCAGTTTCCGCCCAATCTCCAGATTATCCGAACCGATGAAGGTAACGACTTTATCTGTATACAGTTGCATATCAGCTGTTATCACCGGGATCCCCCGTTTAGTCGCTTCCTCAACAACCGGTACGACACCGGAGGGATCCACCCCATAAACTATCAGGGCATCTACACGCCGTCCGATGTAAGTTTCAAGGGCCTGAACCTGATTAGCGAGTTCACCCTTGGGGTCATTGAGCAACATCTCCACTCCTGCCCTCTCAGCGACCCGTTTCATGCCCTTGACTACGTCAATATAGAATGGATGCTCGTAGGTGATAATAGAAGTACCAATCACCAGCTTTTCCCCTTCGGCAAATACCATTCCGGTCAAGCCCAGTAACAGGCCGAAGACCAGGAGATACGGTAGTAACCCTTTAAATCTTGCCATCGATTATGTGCCACAGGGATCTATTTATCCCTGTAGCTCGACCCTCCCTTCTTGAATGTTAGACAAATACAAAGGTAGTCGTTACTACATGATACATCTCACTTTGTGCGGCTAACTTGCGGCTAACTTGTATTTTCTGGATATTTCACCTCCCCTCATCCTTTTGCACCTACACTAACGACAGCTACACTTCGATGATCGGACCTTTAACTCTTGAAAACCACTCTACTCCATTAACAGTCACCCTCACTCCATCCTCTTGAGTCACATCCTAGACCTCTATGATTTCACGCCGGTAATTTGATAGCTCCTCCACCCCGTCCTTTGTGACCCTGACCCCGTCTTCGATTCTCAGCCCCATGGTATCGCTTCTCAAGAATATATCCACGCTAAAGACCATGTTCTCCTGGAGCGGCCAATCCGAGTTAGATTCTATCCACGGGTGCTCGCATTCCATCAGACCTGTCCCATGGCAGGGCCCGTAGAGAATCCAATCCCCATAGCCAAGCCCTCTCACCGTTTCCTTGAAAACCTTATCTACTTCCTTCGCTACCACTCCCGCCTTCATAGCTTTGATAGCAGCGAGCTCAGCTTCAAGACCGGCTTTAATGAACCGCTTGATATCATCCGAAGCCTTGCCCAGCACAAGCGGCCGGCCGATACTTGACGAGTAACCACCTACACGGGCCCCAACCTGGACCTGGACTAACTCCCCTTCCTGGATTTTGCGGTGTGTAGGCCTACTAATAGCTTGATTGGTATTGGAGCCTGCAATACACCACATAGGGAAACCCTCTGTTTCCGCACCAGCTTGAAGCATGGCATTCAAGGCAATACCTTTGACCTGAATCTCTGTCATGCCAGGCCTGATGTTTTCAAGCACGGCTTCAAAGCCGATCTTTGAGAGCCGGTAAGCCTCCCGGTGAAGGGCGAGTTCGTTCTCGCTCTTGATCATCCTCATCTTTATGAGGATATCATCCGCCCGTACAACCTCCCCGTCCCCCATTGCCTTCCGAATGCCATCATAGATAGGCACGGGCATGATGCTATATCCAACAATCCCAAGCCGTCTTATTCCGCGACCACCGGATGCCTCATCAAAGAGCTCCTCAAAGCTTGTAAGCTTCTCACCGGGGTACTCTGGTTCAGATGATTCCCTATAAACTAGAACCCTCCTAATCTTTTCTATTTTCGATCTAGATTTTGCATATGTATAGCTTTCAGGTCCTATTATGAGGATGGGCTCCCCTTCCACAGGCACGATGACCCCCGCAGTTTCAAAAGCCGGCCAGTAGTCTGCAAGATACCTTACATTCTGCGGCTCAGCCTCATCTGCATGAGTAATTAGGGCATCAAGCCCTCTCTGCGCCAACTCTTTCTGGATTCTCCGTATTCTCTCCTCAAACTCACTCTTTGGTATCTCCAACATCATATCTATGATTCCTCCTGCTCTAATGTTTTCAAAGTAGCTGTCACGTCGCTAATCGTGATACGCATTCGCGCCACACGATCCTCTTATCAACAATTCAGCCTCCATTATTACCTGCCTGGGTTTCATGGACCTTTTTGCATGGAGCCTCCTCAGCAGAAGATCGCACGCTGCATCTCCAAGTCGACCTGCCGGTTGCACCATCGCAGTCAAAGGTGGATCCAGCAAAGTCGTGAATTCCGACATGTCATCGAATGCCACAAGCGCCATGTCCCGAGGTATATGTAATCCCCTCTCCCTTATAGCTCTCATGGCTCCCAAGGCCATGAAGTTATTGGCAGCGAGAATGGCAGTAGGCTTATCGGCCTTATCTAGCAACTCTCCTGCCAACTCGTAGCCACTCTGCATTAGGAAATCCCCTTCTCTAATCCACCCCTTCACCTCCGGAATCCCATGATCGTGCAAAGCGCTGAGATATCCAGCAAGACGATCTTTACCTGTCGTTTGGTTAAGAGGCCCTGTGATCATGGCGATCTTTCGATGCCCCAAAGAGAGAAGATGCTCCACCAGCCTCCGGGTAGCTTGCACATTATCGATAATCACAGAGTCGACTTCTGCCCCTTCAACCAGGTTGTCAACTAGCACCACCGGTAGGATTCTTACGTCCGGAATCTCTAGCTTCAAGAGTTGATCGCTGATAGGGCTTAATATTACCCCATCCACTCGCCTCTCGGCGAGCATCTGAAGCCCCTTTAGCTCCCGGTCAGGATCGGAGTGAGTATCGTATATGATCAAATCGTAGCCATTACGCCGCGCCCGTTCTTCAATGCCCCTCGCAATTGTGGCAAAGAATGGGTTAGATATATCCGGCATCACGAATCCGATGATGTTAGACCTCTTGGTCTTAAAATTTCGGGCGAGGCTATTTGGATGATATCCTAATTCCTTGACTGCTCTATGCACCGCCTGTTGGGTTTCGGCACTCACATACCGCTCGCCACGCAATACACGAGATACGGTGGCAAAGGAGACTCCTGCTTTTTGGGCTACATCCTTTATAGTGACGCTCACTTGCTAACCCCCAATAAATCTATTGGTTATGACAACGTTGTATGCCAATGTTATCTGACAACGTTGTTATATATTCGATATATAAAGTGATTTTCCTGCTGGTTAGATAAAATTCTTTTTATTTCCGGACCGGTGTACTCAATTTTTTCATGTAACCCACATTCCCAAAGAGCCCGAGGCCTCCCCAGGGCAGGCCGAATATGATGCCAGCCATCCCTTTCACCTCAGTCCCCGGGTGCGCCCGGTGTCTCTGTTACTGGTAGGATGCTCGTATCGCATCCCTCCAGTAGCAGGCTGACTCCTTGAGATCGCTGACTACCTTGAGATCATCAGGGAACCGCTCCCTGTGGGCTATCTCAAAGGCCAGCATGACTTCGTCAACACCTGCAGCATGGATGAGCTCGAGGACCCTCTCCGCCCTTATAATGCCCTTCTCGTTGTATTCCTTTGTAAAGGGCCAATGCCGGCTGTGCCCGGACTCTGTCTGCTGGAGATGTACCACAGGTGAGACCCTGGCGAACCTCTCGAGCCACACATAGGGGTCTCTCTCATCGGGATGCGGGGCGTGGCCGATATCAAGGCACAGCTTCATCGGGATAGCAGATCCCCGGTTGACCCGGGCTAGAAGGTCATCAGTATCGGCCATGGTCCAGCCGAGCTCGCGCGGGACCGACATGGGCTCAAAGATAAGAAACTCCATGCCTAGCGTCTTGCAGTGTTCAGCTATCGCCTGCCAGCTCTGCACAGCCTCCTCCAGGAGCGCATTCCTGCGGGCCTCATTCTCATAGTCGCTCACTGAGAATATCCCAAAATGAGCTCCAGTGCCCTTCGCACCCAGCTCAGCTGATATATCAGCCCACTTCTTGAACCAACCCAGCCACACCTTCCTCGTCGCCGCATCGGGGTGAAGCAGGTGGTTTACCCTGGTGAACGTG from Bacillota bacterium encodes the following:
- a CDS encoding creatininase family protein, which codes for MRLETLFPFQLREAIEKRWPLVIPAGTIEYHGEHLGFGTDTLVVTRILELLEKEKDMILAPPIYYGPSSYAVAGPEQGTIHVDVDNFEHYVRDVLWGMLLTGFRNIYVVIHHQYENGIELPEALCFIKSARQLIFRFLEEKHGRGWWGRPENARFYETLDKADNPWNWIKVIPLMAPEVQQATGYDHAGQYETSLMIATCPEGAAMNQLKEGQPWFVQMARHASQELGQRMVQLILDQLRKVIV
- a CDS encoding substrate-binding domain-containing protein, with amino-acid sequence MLRVHFSLLTTNFIFFQELIVGARAAADRAGLCLTVSDADGSRETQIAQVTDASDCDALIVVTGDRRVLEHAFAVKVIPTVLVDFPLGLPDIPFVGSDSYSGGLELGKYVAVKINPRKEGIRVLALVNPVSPESELRLQGFLDGLRKVGPASCLCRLSLSDIASADELRRLIEEVPDADCLFGYDGVALELLLEASRGMHHHYYIAGFDLSDRIERALETNTRLIAVEAQNPQLVGEVAVQHACILAAGAKLVGSSWLPPKTLIPCRLVLSKCREPRAQRRGYLNT
- a CDS encoding aminopeptidase P family protein, with the protein product MMLEIPKSEFEERIRRIQKELAQRGLDALITHADEAEPQNVRYLADYWPAFETAGVIVPVEGEPILIIGPESYTYAKSRSKIEKIRRVLVYRESSEPEYPGEKLTSFEELFDEASGGRGIRRLGIVGYSIMPVPIYDGIRKAMGDGEVVRADDILIKMRMIKSENELALHREAYRLSKIGFEAVLENIRPGMTEIQVKGIALNAMLQAGAETEGFPMWCIAGSNTNQAISRPTHRKIQEGELVQVQVGARVGGYSSSIGRPLVLGKASDDIKRFIKAGLEAELAAIKAMKAGVVAKEVDKVFKETVRGLGYGDWILYGPCHGTGLMECEHPWIESNSDWPLQENMVFSVDIFLRSDTMGLRIEDGVRVTKDGVEELSNYRREIIEV
- a CDS encoding LacI family DNA-binding transcriptional regulator, with product MSVTIKDVAQKAGVSFATVSRVLRGERYVSAETQQAVHRAVKELGYHPNSLARNFKTKRSNIIGFVMPDISNPFFATIARGIEERARRNGYDLIIYDTHSDPDRELKGLQMLAERRVDGVILSPISDQLLKLEIPDVRILPVVLVDNLVEGAEVDSVIIDNVQATRRLVEHLLSLGHRKIAMITGPLNQTTGKDRLAGYLSALHDHGIPEVKGWIREGDFLMQSGYELAGELLDKADKPTAILAANNFMALGAMRAIRERGLHIPRDMALVAFDDMSEFTTLLDPPLTAMVQPAGRLGDAACDLLLRRLHAKRSMKPRQVIMEAELLIRGSCGANAYHD
- a CDS encoding LacI family DNA-binding transcriptional regulator, encoding MKVTIADVARLAGVGTTTVSRVINNARNIREETREKVLRAMRELDYYPNLAARSLSRGDTLDASRSRCIGVVLGEDVTQTHTYYSDILETIERELADRQYHVIFSTLSSGPLGNGGKTLQMVHDRIIQAAVIVGQAPRVTLDMFVKEEVPVVLVDAPANVDGIDSIICDNVRGARMMVSHLVGLGHKRIALIRGPREHFFSLDISKGYREGLAEYGLEIDESLIKEGDYHPESGYVAMSSLLQLPKSDWPTAVFANDEMAIGAIRAINERGLKVPGDISVAGFDGIELLMHTQPSLTTIQVPRKSMGRLAVKKLMELFEEGRDGHCFSTSILPVKLIVRESTAVCSQRWEST
- a CDS encoding ABC transporter permease; the encoded protein is MDQVRIRQVQTSSVTKFLRGYGLFIGLGILFTLFSVLSRYFLTVNNLFNVGRQIAVTSIIAFGMTFIITAGQIDLSVGSGVALTGLLTAVLVSRTALPAYIWPWVIIGVGVGMGLLHGFFVAKQKIPAFIVTLGTMGIIRGIGFFMTKGYPIYIESKGFRELARGDLLGIPTPIVIMIVLWCICEFVFTQTRLGKYIQVVGENSEVARLSGIEVDKILYKVFIIGGVLTAIGGILMASRLGTGSPAVGEGLELEVIAAVILGGTSLFGGEGTLIGTIMGAIFIGMLVNGMILLNVSPYAQMVARGIVVLGAVWLNTSEHRRLR
- a CDS encoding sugar phosphate isomerase/epimerase, with product MGISQKRGLYRVPSRPVVCSRRSSVQELYSSIVAGSSKKARKESREALPLTRIKLGINTGFAINRFPEPEVWTRIVREELDLSYVQFTADLLNPFLPQDVVRDQLDRLKACIKRYELTIDTTFTSTFTRVNHLLHPDAATRKVWLGWFKKWADISAELGAKGTGAHFGIFSVSDYENEARRNALLEEAVQSWQAIAEHCKTLGMEFLIFEPMSVPRELGWTMADTDDLLARVNRGSAIPMKLCLDIGHAPHPDERDPYVWLERFARVSPVVHLQQTESGHSRHWPFTKEYNEKGIIRAERVLELIHAAGVDEVMLAFEIAHRERFPDDLKVVSDLKESACYWRDAIRASYQ
- a CDS encoding sugar ABC transporter ATP-binding protein → MPNIEQEPLLKVEGVSKAFGAVQALINVSFSLWRGEILALVGDNGAGKSTLIKVISGAHAPDSGRVWFNGQEVTIFTPQHARDLGIETIYQDLALANKRSIAENIFLGREFTRNFLGFVKVLDKKRMDEESAPIFERLKVNIGSVRSPVGKLSGGQRQATAIARGIYWDAKLIIMDEPTAALGVRESEKVCQTIEQVKNQGIAVILISHNLEDVFRVADRILVLRRGSVVGERKTTETTRDEVARLMITGGDF
- a CDS encoding substrate-binding domain-containing protein is translated as MARFKGLLPYLLVFGLLLGLTGMVFAEGEKLVIGTSIITYEHPFYIDVVKGMKRVAERAGVEMLLNDPKGELANQVQALETYIGRRVDALIVYGVDPSGVVPVVEEATKRGIPVITADMQLYTDKVVTFIGSDNLEIGRKLGEYTKNYIAKNMGGKAKIGVVSWLESVAQQQRLQGFKEKVTELPGVRIVTVQQGKMRDIAMASTENIITAHPDINMIMGTNQVTCMAAVAALEMANRRDIKVVGVDIDTEIMRAIKEGKLLATVAQQPLLLGEASMQAAIIKAAGKKLIGSDFVPNRIVIPTLLVSKENLKQAEAQLEIQKY